In Takifugu flavidus isolate HTHZ2018 chromosome 5, ASM371156v2, whole genome shotgun sequence, the following proteins share a genomic window:
- the ypel1 gene encoding protein yippee-like 1 isoform X2 — protein MLKDGGIARFHKLVTLTRTLVHSSHSSKAGGSAGAFTSFQGSQGRAYLFNSVVNVGCGPAEERVLLTGLHAVADIYCENCKTTLGWKYEHAFESSQKYKEGKFIIELAHMIKDNGWE, from the exons ATGTTGAAGGATGGGGGAATAGCGAGATTCCATAAACTCGTAACTCTCACGAGGACTCTCGTCCACTCCTCACACTCATCAAAAGCTGGCG GAAGTGCAGGAGCATTTACG TCATTTCAAGGCAGCCAAGGAAGAGCCTATCTCTTTAATTCTGT GGTGAACGTGGGCTGCGGGCCAGCGGAGGAGCGGGTACTCCTCACAGGTTTACACGCCGTGGCAGATATCTACTGTGAAAACTGCAAAACCACCCTGGGTTGGAAATAT GAGCACGCGTTTGAGAGCAGTCAAAAGTACAAAGAGGGAAAGTTCATCATCGAGCTGGCTCACATGATCAAAGACAATGGATGGGAGTGA
- the ypel1 gene encoding protein yippee-like 1 isoform X1: protein MVKMTKSKTFQAYLPSCHRTYSCIHCRAHLANHDELISKSFQGSQGRAYLFNSVVNVGCGPAEERVLLTGLHAVADIYCENCKTTLGWKYEHAFESSQKYKEGKFIIELAHMIKDNGWE, encoded by the exons ATGGTGAAGATGACCAAGTCCAAGACCTTCCAGGCTTACCTGCCCTCCTGCCACCGCACCTACAGCTGCATCCACTGCCGGGCGCACCTGGCCAACCACGACGAGCTCATTTCAAAG TCATTTCAAGGCAGCCAAGGAAGAGCCTATCTCTTTAATTCTGT GGTGAACGTGGGCTGCGGGCCAGCGGAGGAGCGGGTACTCCTCACAGGTTTACACGCCGTGGCAGATATCTACTGTGAAAACTGCAAAACCACCCTGGGTTGGAAATAT GAGCACGCGTTTGAGAGCAGTCAAAAGTACAAAGAGGGAAAGTTCATCATCGAGCTGGCTCACATGATCAAAGACAATGGATGGGAGTGA
- the mapk1 gene encoding mitogen-activated protein kinase 1, with translation MATAAPAGCGPNPGSGTELVRGQAFDVGPRYSNLSYIGEGAYGMVCSAYDRDNKIRVAIKKISPFEHQTYCQRTLREIKILLRFKHENIIGINDIIRAPTIDQMKDVYIVQDLMETDLYKLLKTQHLSNDHICYFLYQILRGLKYIHSANVLHRDLKPSNLLLNTTCDLKICDFGLARVADPDHDHTGFLTEYVATRWYRAPEIMLNSKGYTKSIDIWSVGCILAEMLSNRPIFPGKHYLDQLNHILGILGSPSQEDLNCIINIKARNYLLSLPMRCKVPWNRLFANADPKALDLLDKMLTFNPHKRIEVEEALAHPYLEQYYDPTDEPVAEAPFKFDMELDDLPKETLKELIFEETARFQPGFRS, from the exons ATGGCGACAGCTGCCCCTGCTGGCTGCGGACCCAACCCTGGGTCGGGAACGGAGCTAGTCCGCGGGCAGGCCTTCGACGTCGGGCCTCGGTACAGCAACCTCTCCTACATCGGGGAAGGAGCCTACGGAATGGTCTG TTCTGCCTATGACCGCGACAACAAAATCCGTGTGGCCATCAAGAAGATCAGCCCCTTTGAGCACCAGACGTACTGCCAACGCACCCTGAGGGAGATCAAGATCCTTCTGCGCTTCAAACATGAGAACATCATCGGTATCAATGACATCATCCGTGCGCCGACTATTGACCAGATGAAGGACGT ATATATTGTGCAGGATCTCATGGAGACGGACCTGTACAAGCTCCTGAAGACCCAACACCTGAGCAACGACCACATCTGCTATTTTCTTTACCAGATCTTACGAGGACTGAAGTACATCCACTCTGCCAACGTCCTGCACCGCGATCTGAAGCCTTCCAACCTTCTGCTCAACACCACCTGTGATCTAAAG ATCTGTGATTTTGGTCTGGCTCGCGTGGCTGATCCTGACCACGATCACACTGGATTCCTCACAGAGTACGTAGCCACTCGTTGGTACCGAGCACCTGAGATCATGCTCAACTCTAAG ggCTATACCAAGTCCATTGACATCTGGTCAGTAGGATGCATCCTGGCAGAGATGTTGTCTAATAGGCCAATCTTTCCTGGAAAGCACTACCTGGACCAGCTCAATCACATTTTGG GCATCCTGGGGTCTCCATCTCAGGAGGATCTCAACTGCATCATCAACATCAAGGCCAGGAACTATCTTTTGTCGCTGCCAATGCGCTGCAAAGTGCCATGGAACCGTCTTTTTGCCAATGCTGATCCCAAAG ctctggatcTGTTGGACAAGATGTTGACTTTCAACCCTCACAAACGGATTGAAGTGGAAGAGGCTTTGGCACATCCCTACCTGGAACAATATTATGACCCTACAGATGAG CCTGTTGCTGAAGCCCCATTTAAGTTTGACATGGAGTTGGATGACCTACCCAAAGAAACACTGAAGGAGCTCATCTTTGAAGAAACCGCACGTTTCCAGCCTGGATTCAGGTCCTAA